The DNA region CCGATTCGATTTTCGTCGTGACTTTCTCGATGAAATCGCTGGAACGGATTCATATTGTGGCCGGTAATGTGCAAGGTAAATACATGTTCTTCGCGATTAGCGATGTGTCCTGTAAGCTTGGTATGGTGCTCATCAATTTCGGTATAAAAACCTCCTCCTGGGTGCTGCTATGTTTCGCCATCGAGCGCAGTGTAGCCGTGTTGGCTCCGTTACAAGTCGGGAGGCTGGTGACCCGGGCTCGACGCCGGTATTTGGTGTTGTCGATATCCGTCTATTTCACCATTACCGAGGGTGCGATGAGCGGCCAGTTTTACGTGAAAACCTTGCACGGTCACGACGACAGTATAACACGGAATTGTCAGACATACATGCTCGCAAGCATTTTGACAAAAGTCAAGATCGTATATTCGATCGCGGTAACCATAATAATCCCGTTAAGCGGTTTTGCCGTATCCACCGCGCTGATCGCTAGTCAGTTTTCCAGACGAGACGCCCGCTTCAAAAATACCTACACCTCCGAACAGGAACGCAGATGCGTGCGCAATCTGATTTGCATAGTCGTGGCGTATTTCCTGTTTAACATGCCGAATACGGCG from Tubulanus polymorphus chromosome 12, tnTubPoly1.2, whole genome shotgun sequence includes:
- the LOC141914231 gene encoding G-protein coupled receptor 15-like, translated to MSLNRTSRMFLTRTWQNGVWYAFNIYIYFWMVTGVAGSALSVIVLFRVRRAIDACSFQYLVPLAFSDSIFVVTFSMKSLERIHIVAGNVQGKYMFFAISDVSCKLGMVLINFGIKTSSWVLLCFAIERSVAVLAPLQVGRLVTRARRRYLVLSISVYFTITEGAMSGQFYVKTLHGHDDSITRNCQTYMLASILTKVKIVYSIAVTIIIPLSGFAVSTALIASQFSRRDARFKNTYTSEQERRCVRNLICIVVAYFLFNMPNTAFMILQATSSVLSRLPVHMLHFSSLLSGVLMITNSGVNFFIYVVNLKLFRDELTRLMFGIR